TTGAACGAAGGTTGGGCACATTATTGTGAATTTTTATTTTTCGAAACATTAAACGGATACCCAAACTACCTAACGTATGTAAGAAATAATCACGATGTGAATCTGCAATTCAATACTCCCAAAGAAGGTGTATTAACGTTAGCAAATATCCCCCAAACATATACGTATGGTGATCACGTATATAACAAGGGTGCTGATGTTGCACATACTCTTCGCGGTTACATGGGAGATAGTTTATTTTTCTATTCTGTAAAAACCTATCTGGCAAATAACAATTATAAGGATGTTTCCAGTACTGATTTTATGAATGAACTCACCGCTGCTAGCGGAATGGATATGAGTTACTTTTTTAATGATTGGGTGTTTAATCCCGGATGGCCTCATTTTTCAATTGATTCAACATCGATTGTTCCGAGCGGATCGGATTATTCTGTAACAATCTATGTCAAACAAAAGCTAACCGATGCTCCTGCTTACTATACAAATGTTCCGTTGGAAGTTACTTTCAAAGCTGCAGATTGGACAGAAAATACACAGCAATTTTTAATGTCTGGAGCCAATGCTTCGTTTACCTTCACTGTTCCTTTTAACCCAAAATTTGTAGCTGTAAATAAAGGTGAAAAAATTAGCCATGCCGTTGTTTCTGAATTTAAAACCGTTAAAACGACTGAACGTCAACTTTTGCAAATGCAAAATTTACCTTAAATGTTTTAAGTATTGTTGATTCTGCTTTTATTCGCGTGGAACATAATTTTGCAACACCTGATCCTGCATATGCTATTCCTTATCGTTTGTCGCCTAACCACTATTGGAAAGTGGATGGAATTCTTCCTGCTACTTTTGATGCGAAAGCCACTTTAACATATGATGGACGTACAACGGCTTTTTCAGGTAATTTTTGGTTGGATAACAATTTGGTAACTACCTTTGAAGATAGTTTGGTGTTGCTTTATCGCCCCAATCCATCTATGAATTGGGGTTTGTATCCTTATTATACAAAAAACATGCAGGCAAACAACAATGATAAACGCGGTATCATTACCATTGATTCGTTGCAATTGGGTGAATATGTTTTTGCGATGATGGATTATGCATCGGGAATTCAGAATTATTCCTTTTCCTCAACTGCTAATTCATTGAAAGTGTTTCCGAATCCGGCAAAAGATATCGTAATGGTTGATTTTGTTGCTTCAGGAATAAACCTTTCTGATAATTCATTGTTAGTGATTACAGATGTCTCCGGTAAAATCATTCATAGAGAAAAACTAAATCAACAACAGACAATAGCCATCAATACTTCCACTTTTTCAAATGGATTGTATTTTGTTTCAATTAAAACAAAAGAAGGACTTGTTGCAAAAAATAGATTTATTGTTGCACATTAATTATGGGATACAAGAGTACGCAAGCGTGCATTACAGATTTAGAGAAACATGGGCATCTGATTCGTATTAAAGAAGAAGTTAGTTCCGACTTGGAGATGGCTGCCATTCATCTTCGTGTATTTGAAAACAACGGACCGGCTATTTTATTTGAAAATATTAAGAATTGTAAGTTTCAAGCTGTATCCAATTTATACGGTTCTGTTGAGAGAAGTAAATTTATTTTCAGAGATACAATTGAGAAAATAAAAATACTTATCGATTTAAAAAATAATCCGATGGAAGCGGTTAAGCATCCATTGAAGTACGCGAATGTCGGTTTGACCGCTTTTTCTGCTCTTCCTAAAAGATCGAGATTCTCTAATCCTGTTTTACAAAATCAAACAACCATTTCGGCCTTGCCTCAAATAAAATGTTGGCCCAATGATGGTGGAGCTTTTGTTACACTTCCATTGGTTTATTCTGAGGATATTGATAAACCCGGTGTGATGCATTCAAATTTAGGAATGTATCGAATTCAGTTAAGTGGTAATGAATATGTAAAGGATAAAGAGATTGGTTTGCATTACCAGTTGCATCGTGGCATTGGAGTGCATCAAACAAAATCGAATGCAAAAAATAAACCTTTAAAAGTAAGCATCTTTGTTGGCGGTCCACCTTCACTCACACTCGGAGCGGTGATGCCTCTTCCGGAAGGAATGAGTGAACTCACCTTTGCAGGTGCGCTGGGAAACCGCAGAATCCGATATACATATGACGATGATTTTTGTATCGCTTCTGATGCCGATTTTGTAATTACAGGTGAAGTGTACCCGAATCAAAATAAGCCGGAAGGACCTTTTGGAGATCATTTGGGATATTATAGCTTAAAGCATGATTTCCCATTGATGCGCGTTCACAAAGTGTATCACCGTAACAATGCCATTTGGCCTTTTACGGTTGTTGGTCGTCCGCCTCAAGAAGATACCAGCTTCGGTGCCTTGATTCATGAGATTACCGGAAATGCAATTCCGAACGAAATTCCAGGATTAAAAGATGTTCACGCGGTTGATGCTTCCGGTGTTCATCCTTTGTTGTTGGCTATTGGAAGCGAGCGTTACACTCCTTATACTAATGAGCGTAAACCACAGGAAATTTTAACCATTGCGAATCATATCCTTGGCAAAGGACAATTAAGTTTAGCGAAATATTTATTCATCATTGCCGGTGAAGATAATCCGAAATTGACAACACATGATGTTGCGGATTATTTCAAACATGTGTTGGAGCGGGTTGATTGGACAAGAGATTTACATTTTCATACACGTACTTCTATTGATACATTGGATTATAGCGGTGATGGATTAAATAGTGGTAGCAAAGTGGTGGTTGCTGCTGCCGGAGAAAAGAAAAGAGAATTGGCGACAAGTTTGCCGGAACTGAATTTGCCAGATGGTTTCAAAAATCCTAAAGTAGTTATGCCTGGAGTTATTGCGATCCAAGCTGAAAAATTTGTGGATGCATCAATTACTAATAAAAATGTTTTGCAACTCACTTCTCACCTCTTAAACCTTACCTCTTTTCCTTTAATAATTGTTTGTGACGATTCTGATTTCGTTTCGAAAAATTTAAATAATTTCCTTTGGGCCACCTTTACAAGAAGTAACCCTTCGCACGATATGTATGGGGTAGATAGTTTTGTGGAAAATAAACATTGGGGTTGTAGAGGCTCGTTGATTATTGATGCAAGAATAAAACCGCATCATGCACCTCCATTAATCAAAGATCCGGAAATTGAAAAACGTGTGGATGCCTTAGGCGTTAAAGGAAGATCGTTGCATGGAATTATTTAGAAACTACTTTGCTCCAGTCGCATTTGTATTGATGTAATCTTCCAGTTTTCCTTCATCTTCCATCGGAACTATTTTTTTCTTGGCATTGCAATGTTCTTTTAGCTTTTCAGCACCTCGAATTTGAGGCTTCGTTAATTTTTTCTTCAAATAAATATCTACAATGTCGATTGCCTCTTCAAATTTATCGTTGTAGTGATAGGCCAATGCAACATAATATTCAATGTCCTCCGCACTTTTATTATTTTTATAAACATCTAAGAGTAGCGATAATCCGCGCGCATATTCTTCCGGTTTAACCAACGAGCAAATTCCTACCATGTATTTTAAACGATAATCTTGCGGATGATTGGTAAGTAAATGATTTAAGAAAGGATAGGCCATCATAAAATTCAAATCATCAAACATGTCTTGAGCCACAGTTAATGTGTCAATTTCTGAAGGTCTCCATTTTTCCAATTTGTCAGGAGATTGCGAATAACTATTTGATATGGTCAATACCAAAAGGAGTAGGGTCAATTTGATTCTCATAGCGCAAGGAATTAGGATATCAATCTGTTAAATGTAAAGAAAATTTTAGTCAATAAAAAGACTTCAAATTTTTTGAATAATCAGATGATGCACGATAAGGTTCTCGTTTTTGGCAACGTGTGCTGATGAGGGGGATTTCTAAAATGCGGTATCGTCCTTACTTTTTCAGAATCATTATTTCTACCCTGCGATTTTGTTTTCGGCCTTCTTCTGTTGCATCGGAAGCAACCGGATTGTTCCAGCTATGTCCGGCATATTTTAAACGCTTTTCTTTTATTCCATTCGTTACCAGATATTCCATCACCGTTAATGCTCTGTCAACGGATAATGCCATGTCATTCGCACAGCAAACATGTCCTTCAATTTCGATTTCTATTGTTGGATTTTCTTTCAATAATTTTAAAAGCAGTTTCAACGAGGGTTCCGATTCTTTCAATAGGGTAGACGTGCCTCCCACAAAGTTTAAATTTTTTAAAACAAGTATTTTGCCTATTTCTAAGTCTTCCGCTTTGCTGACATCATCTAATAGGGTTGGAGTTTCTGTTTGAGTGGTGGGAACAATAATTGGAGGTTCCGGTTCTATTATTTTTTTGACAAC
This Bacteroidota bacterium DNA region includes the following protein-coding sequences:
- a CDS encoding T9SS type A sorting domain-containing protein → MEHNFATPDPAYAIPYRLSPNHYWKVDGILPATFDAKATLTYDGRTTAFSGNFWLDNNLVTTFEDSLVLLYRPNPSMNWGLYPYYTKNMQANNNDKRGIITIDSLQLGEYVFAMMDYASGIQNYSFSSTANSLKVFPNPAKDIVMVDFVASGINLSDNSLLVITDVSGKIIHREKLNQQQTIAINTSTFSNGLYFVSIKTKEGLVAKNRFIVAH
- a CDS encoding UbiD family decarboxylase codes for the protein MGYKSTQACITDLEKHGHLIRIKEEVSSDLEMAAIHLRVFENNGPAILFENIKNCKFQAVSNLYGSVERSKFIFRDTIEKIKILIDLKNNPMEAVKHPLKYANVGLTAFSALPKRSRFSNPVLQNQTTISALPQIKCWPNDGGAFVTLPLVYSEDIDKPGVMHSNLGMYRIQLSGNEYVKDKEIGLHYQLHRGIGVHQTKSNAKNKPLKVSIFVGGPPSLTLGAVMPLPEGMSELTFAGALGNRRIRYTYDDDFCIASDADFVITGEVYPNQNKPEGPFGDHLGYYSLKHDFPLMRVHKVYHRNNAIWPFTVVGRPPQEDTSFGALIHEITGNAIPNEIPGLKDVHAVDASGVHPLLLAIGSERYTPYTNERKPQEILTIANHILGKGQLSLAKYLFIIAGEDNPKLTTHDVADYFKHVLERVDWTRDLHFHTRTSIDTLDYSGDGLNSGSKVVVAAAGEKKRELATSLPELNLPDGFKNPKVVMPGVIAIQAEKFVDASITNKNVLQLTSHLLNLTSFPLIIVCDDSDFVSKNLNNFLWATFTRSNPSHDMYGVDSFVENKHWGCRGSLIIDARIKPHHAPPLIKDPEIEKRVDALGVKGRSLHGII
- a CDS encoding OmpA family protein, producing the protein MKKVFILLFTIFNILIVSAQTTSTVFFDSNKSDLKPTSIKMLDSLVSFLKDKNNYKIDIHAYCDNTGTTTSNQILSDQRAQSIFDYFKIKNLNGTTTFKGHSDTNPIADNSTESGKSKNRRAEIIVRVTEPPPVVVKKIIEPEPPIIVPTTQTETPTLLDDVSKAEDLEIGKILVLKNLNFVGGTSTLLKESEPSLKLLLKLLKENPTIEIEIEGHVCCANDMALSVDRALTVMEYLVTNGIKEKRLKYAGHSWNNPVASDATEEGRKQNRRVEIMILKK